The Impatiens glandulifera chromosome 3, dImpGla2.1, whole genome shotgun sequence genome contains a region encoding:
- the LOC124931299 gene encoding sugar transport protein 14 encodes MAGGGFANVGGQKRAEQYKHKITGYFIFACIVAAMGGSLFGYDLGVSGGVTSMDDFLKEFFPKIYERKKAHLNETDYCKYDSQILTLFTSSLYIAALVSTFGASYVTRNKGRRASILVGSISFFLGAIVNAFAKNIPMLIIGRIFLGFGIGFGNQAVPLYLSEMSPPKVRGAVNQLFQLTTCLGILIANFINYGTEKIHPWGWRLSLGLATVPATLMFVGGLFLPETPNSLVEQGRLEEGRKVLEKIRGTQEVDAEFSDLLDASKEAQAIKNPFRNLLKRKNRPQLIIGGLGIPAFQQLTGMNSILFYAPVIFQSLGFGSGASLYSSTITSAALVAAALISMSLVDKFGRRAFFLEASVEMILCLVAVAITLALKFGEGKELPKGVGVFLVVAICIFVLAYGRSWGPLGWLVPSELFPLETRSAGQSVVVCVNMIFTALIAQCFLVSLCHLKYGIFLLFAGLIMIMATFIYFLLPETKQVPIEEVHFLFENHWFWKRYVVAADDDRKPAPYV; translated from the exons ATGGCCGGAGGAGGTTTTGCAAACGTAGGAGGACAGAAGAGGGCTGAACAGTACAAACATAAGATCACTGGATATTTCATTTTTGCTTGTATTGTTGCAGCCATGGGTGGTTCTCTCTTTGGATATGATCTTGGTGTTTCTG GTGGAGTGACCTCCATGGATGATTTCTTAAAAGAATTCTTTCCGAAGATCTACGAGCGAAAGAAGGCTCATCTCAACGAGACAGATTACTGCAAATACGACAGTCAAATTCTCACACTCTTCACTTCCTCTTTATACATCGCCGCCCTTGTTTCCACCTTCGGAGCTTCCTACGTTACCAGAAACAAAGGCAGAAGAGCCAGTATCCTTGTCGGATCCATCAGCTTCTTCCTCGGAGCAATCGTCAATGCTTTCGCCAAAAACATACCCATGCTCATCATCGGCCGAATCTTTCTCGGCTTTGGAATTGGATTCGGAAATCAA GCAGTTCCTCTGTACCTGTCGGAAATGTCGCCGCCGAAAGTGAGAGGAGCAGTTAACCAGCTGTTCCAGCTAACAACCTGTCTAGGAATCCTCATAGCGAATTTCATCAATTACGGAACAGAGAAGATTCATCCATGGGGATGGAGATTATCTCTTGGTTTAGCCACCGTGCCAGCCACGTTAATGTTCGTCGGCGGTCTATTCCTCCCGGAGACACCCAACAGTCTTGTAGAACAAGGAAGATTGGAAGAAGGAAGAAAGGTATTGGAGAAAATCAGAGGTACTCAAGAAGTAGACGCTGAATTCAGCGATCTTCTAGACGCCAGCAAAGAAGCGCAAGCGATTAAGAATCCATTTAGGAATTTACTAAAACGCAAGAACCGACCGCAATTGATCATAGGCGGTTTGGGTATTCCTGCGTTTCAACAGCTAACAGGAATGAACTCTATTCTGTTTTACGCCCCTGttatatttcaaagccttggaTTTGGTTCAGGCGCGTCTCTTTATTCTTCAACTATTACAAGTGCAGCTTTAGTAGCAGCTGCATTGATTTCCATGTCTTTGGTTGATAAATTCGGCAGGCGAGCTTTCTTTCTTGAAGCCAGCGTGGAAATGATTCTTTGTCTA GTTGCGGTGGCGATTACATTGGCTTTGAAATTTGGAGAAGGGAAAGAGCTGCCAAAGGGGGTTGGAGTTTTTCTGGTGGTGGCTATATGTATATTTGTGTTGGCTTATGGGAGGTCATGGGGGCCATTAGGGTGGTTGGTTCCTAGTGAGCTTTTTCCATTGGAGACGAGATCGGCAGGTCAGAGTGTGGTGGTTTGTGTGAATATGATCTTCACGGCTTTGATTGCACAGTGTTTTCTGGTTTCACTTTGTCATCTTAAGTATGGGATATTCTTGCTATTTGCTGGTTTGATCATGATTATGGCTACTTTTATCTACTTTCTGTTGCCGGAGACCAAACAAGTGCCGATTGAAGAAGTGCATTTCTTGTTTGAAAATCACTGGTTCTGGAAGAGATACGTCGTCGCCGCCGATGATGATCGGAAACCTGCACCTTATGTCTAG